The genomic region GTTTAATGTAAAACACAATCTGGTtaactaattcaaatatattctcatttcacGCAAaaacatttacaaatataaaaatacacatttttcactgaaaatgaaaacataaattcaCAGGCTATAAGTCTCCCCAAAACCTCCTTgaagtttgtgtaattatatgtaaaccttatgtggtttgaaaaatatatctagTAGCTctgagatttattttttgtttaataaatagatcatttcattagttaaaattcaccaaatttgttagttattacaaaaaaaaattgaatgaaaatctatatttaccctcgattgacttattgcaggtcaaataaatactttttgactaaactacctttgtaaagatgaaaatatacctctcTCACATGCATGaacgtgtgaagatgtataagggtagtttggtcataaaaaaaatttatttgacctgcaataagtaaAAGTCAATCGAgtgtaaatatgaattttcattcaactttttttttttaatatcaataagttcattgaattttgactGATAAGGAACTTAgttattagacgaaagcaaaattagaagtactagatataattttttaaattataaaaaatttacatataattatatcaaactttaaaaGATTGGCGTATAATCATCCTTTTTCATAACAATCCAACTTTTTCAACACTATCCACACTTGCTTATTCTGGATCACCACTTATTCACATGTtattaattggatttaatcaaattagggacaaaaaaaaataagtggttTATAGTTCTGATTAACCAATGTTTTATAAGATACATAATATTAACACTCctgatttaaatcaaaatatataaatatcctttacttttttataaaattataattattacctCTGAagttatagttataattacaactacacaCCCTATTCAAATGCAAAACTTATACAaacatttcttgaaaaatattacattaacacCCCTCAACGGGTACacttgtaattttgtcaaacAAAGGAggtgtttatataatttggtCTAATCTAAGGGAATGTCAATGTAATCtatcctatatatattataggtaATAGCtagttatcatatttaatcttttttatgttaCGTATGACTTATCACTCTATTTAAattagggttaaatgcaatttatccccaaTGATATGTGAAATATGCAAATAAGTccctattaaaaaaatagcaaattaccacctgtattttgaaaaataaagcaaattatcccaATCAACGGTTTAGATAAGGGGTAGTTTACTTCATTTTCCAAAACACGAggaataatttgctatttcattattcaaagagaattttttgcacaatttttgcacaaattttatttaaattatatatcaatcatatgACAAGTATATTTCAGTGATACAGTGGAGTTTCTTAGTCTAAATCCCCACGGGAAAATGATATTTCAACTGCGTTTTGTCTGCTAGTAATTAAGCCACTAGAGAATCTTTTCACGCAGTTGAAAACCTTAGACAAATTTGTGACGGTAACGCAATAAACAATCCCAACTACGGCTCATTTCAATGCAACAAAAAaccataattttcaaatagttAGCCTTTCAAGAGACATAGAAAGCAACATCATGTGATTGTAATTGGTAAGAAAAGCTTAACAACGtgtgaaatttgcactttcaaataaattaatcacacgTAAATGCTATTACACTCACGTTATTTGTCCTTTCCGATATTCCTTATTCGTAATTCCGTCCTTATTACAATCTGAAACTCAATGTTGCTAATGCTCTCACAGTAACTTTTTTCTAGATTTCTAGACAAAGCTGCGATTGCGGCCCCCAGAGACGAAATCAAACCCGACGGATCCGTCGCTAATCCGTGGCGATTATGCAGCTTGCAACAAGTGGAAGAAGTGAAGTGTGTGCTGCGAGTGATCCCCATATGGGCTGCAGCCATTCTCTACCACGTTGGAGAAAAGCAGCAATACATAGTCTTCCAGGCAATGCAATCCAACCGGCACGTCGGCACGACCAGCTTCCAAATCCCGCCCGCAACCTACAACATCTTTGCCATGCTGACTCTCACCATTTGGGTACCGATCTACGACAGAATTATCGTCCCCTTCCTCAGACGGCTCACTGGTAAACAAGGTGGCATAACGATCCTCCAAAGGATGGGCATCGGCATTTTCCTAACGATAATTGAGTCGTTAGTGGCCGGATTGGTGGAAGCAAAACGAAGGGATATGGCCATCTCTAGGCCTATGGAAGGGATCCATGCCAAGAGGGGTGCCGTTTCGTCCATGTCGGCCCTGTGGCTCGTCCCACAACTATTTCTAGGTGGGCTGGCCGAGGCATTTTGTGCAATAGGTCAAGTTGAGTTTTTCTACAAGCAATTCCCAGAGAATATGCGGAGCATAGCGGGTTCGTTCTTCTTCTGTGGCATGGCCGTGGCTAACTATGTGAACGGTTTCTTGATATCGGTTGTGCACCGGGCCACGGAGGGGTCGTCGACGGGCAACTGGCTGCCGGAGGATCTCAACAAGGGGAGATTGGACTACTTCTATTACTTGGTGGCTGCCCTTTGTGTGTTGAATTTTTGCTACTTTCTTGTTTGTGCCAAGTGGTATAGGTACAAGGGGGCAGAAGGTAGTGTTCTTGATATTGAAATGGAAGCCAAAAATTGATTTGTACAAGGTTTTAGGCTATAGTTAGTGTTTAAGTTAATACATTAATGTAATAACAAATGGAAAATGCCTTCATCTTGAGAAAGGATGCTCACTTTTAggttatgtttggatttatgaaTTTGGATTTGAGGGTAGAAAAAGTATTACAAATTACTTTATATTAAAGGTGTGTTTGGATTGATAGATTTGGATTTGAGGTaagaatttagaaaaagaatttgaaatgattcaatttgataaaaaattaaaattcatcaacattcaacaaaacatagtttaaaattataattgaaagatttaaaatcttttgaatttaaaacCATCGAAACGAATTCAAAGGAGTTCAAATCCTTCCACTGGAATCTAATATATAAAGGAATTtgaaatctatatatatagagagagaggagaacGAAGTTGCACACAATTAAGTCAATTTTGACCAAGTACTAATTTCTggtaattttgaattttttattactaagaaaaaattttattggttagaaaatctcatttattttaaaattaataattaatccgTATTTATGTGTAAAATCATctacacaatattttaattataaaaataaatcttattggttagaaaatcatctattttgaatatattcaatttttattttgtatttgttcATAATCATATTTccagtattatattttcaattatttaatcgttgaggaaaaaatttattgattagaaacatcatctattttaaatatcaactacttattttgtatttatacaaaatcttaTCTCCGGTATTAAAACTAATTTCATTTGTATTTgtcttaaataattacttaataatatttttaaatatattaaatatttactttgtatATATCTGAAATCTTATGCCAACATAagaactaatttaatttatatttatcctttcTAATGATCATGGGCTTATAGAAACAtgatctattttaaatatattatatgtttattttgtatttatcaaaaattttatttataaaataaaagtcttATGGTTAGAAACatcatctattttaaatatattaaatatttattcttcatttGTTTGAAATCTTATCTCCAAAACTAtgatactaatttaattttaatttatcttaaataattatctaataaatgaAATCTTTTAAATAGAACGAGATCtattatgcattttttcatttttgtagaTAGCTCAATTCTGTCAAATTTCTATTCtccattaaataatttcaaaacttaacACTCCAAAGTCCAAATgcttattttcattatttttttatactgcAGTGGACATCTCACACTTTTctataatacttttttaggTTTTTGTGGTTATTgaattaatgatatatatccttattaaattttaatatttatttatgtttgacACTCATCTTCAATGTGGCTAGACTATATATAGTTTTGTTATATatcatgatattattttactttttatatatatttttttataatacttgAAAGTTATTGAGATAATAATCTCtactattttcttatatttttttaattaaattttaatatttatttctcttatggtgttatttttttttttttttttacatttctaTTATGAttgcttgatttaatttttgtacaaaaagaaatagattAATTTGGTGTTAATAggtttatattttgatttaatgtttatttgtttcattctacttaatatttcatttgtacttatttctttttatatatttactcttTTGTATCTTTGTACCGTAattgtttttctatatattgTAGTTTtatccatcaattttttttataatttaatttattggtctttctcatattttattattttctatttttctaaaaaaatgaatatatttccAACTCAAGCTCCGGGCAATTACAGATGATCTTCAAGTCCTTTCGTGCATTCAAATTATCCTTCGTCTTTCCATTTATGTCCATCACCgtgttgaatatattgtcaaatacatttttctcAATGTGCATGACATCAAGGTTGTCTCGGATCATATGTGTTATCTAGTATGGAAGATCCCAAAAgatgtttttctttgttcCTTTGTGGTTGCTACCATAGCTGGAAGGGAGTGTCAACGGCTGTTCAATTGTAGGAGTGATGTCTGCAACCCAATCGCAGATTTGTTCTCCTGTCAGCTTCAAACGTGCAACCTTATATTCCACATGATTTTTTGTAAAGACTTTCTCGTTCCTTTGGTAGGGAGAATCTGCCTATGGCAATCAAAGTAGCACGCCTTCCTACGGTATTGTAGATGGAATGCCCTGTCTCATCCATACAAACTGAACACCCCATAAAATCGGCGGTACTCCATCCTGACGTCATCTCATAGGCGGATAGGTCGTTCACAGTCTACATCAACGCCGCTTGCATAATGAATGTCTTGTCCGTGCCATTGTCGTATGTTCGAACATCCACATGCCACAACTGTAATAGCTCTTCGATCAATGATTCCAAATACATATCGATCAGACGCTTCGGATTAGAAGGGCCCAGGATCACCATCATAGGAAACATGTACTCAAAACTCATGCACATACCGGGGGGAAGATTGTACAGATAGAGTATTAGAACGGAAAGATCCATTAGATACGGTATGATAATGGGCCAACATGAATAAGTAAGACCGTACTACCCGTGCGGCCCAAAACCGTCTGTGTAAAGACCCAACTGAATATTAGGCGGATCTTTTGCAAAATTGGGATATGTCTGGTCAAAATACTTCCAAGCCTTTGCATTGGAATGATGACACATGGGGCCTCCTCCGTTCGATGTGTGGCATGTCACGTCATGTGCTCCGGAGTTGCTCTTGAAACACACAACCTTTACAGAGGGGAGTAAGCGGCAGGTATCTAAGAATGGCATACGGGGACTTTTTGTGGCCGGGGTCTCGCTCCTGCTTCGTCTTGTACCTAGCGTCTCCTAAAAACATGTAGTATTCTAAATCGGCATCGCCTTTCCAGTACACCATGCAGCCATTCTTACTtgcatcaatcttctcaatagGTAAACCTAAATCTTTTATCAACTTCTTCGTACTGTTGTAATCTCTCGGCAGGGTGTACCAAAAGGCAATATGTGATTAGCCTAGTAGGATATTCGATCATACGATCGCTCGGAAATATGGTCGTCCaccttgatattcaccaactcagcaacAGATGTCAACTAAGATTAAGTGCAATCGTTCTATAATGGCTGGTCAGCAGCATGCACTACATCGTAAAAACGGTCTGTCAATCCTGACACATAATCATAGGGGCCACCATCgtaataatatgaactagaACCGACATTAGTAGAGCAGGACCTCCTACCCTCATTAGACACACCAtcgtgagaagaagaaaaataacttcaCCCCGCtgcataaaaaatcatcctCTGCGTCAATCCATCTGTTGTTCATCACCCCAGTATGAATAATTACGTTCCTCATCAGGAGCTGCTCCTCTTGCACCAGGATGACAGTTACAGCATCATCACCATGCGAAGTCCaattacagtaaaacctctataaattaatactctataaattaataaactctctaaaataataaaatcttccggtcccgacttgggcctttgtaaaaaatcatcaaattcgataagataataagataataatttttcagaaaattcctttataaatactaggtcccattaaaactctaaattaataattcataaatattacaattataaatattatggtaatttgctaaaatatgaaatctgtaatgctttacgcatttgatcatccatggatgattttatgatgccttttagatgagaagataTGGTGGGTTGTTatgaattgttttattttcatattgtgatttatatagtatatgtttcattcatcatgtatgaatatatttaattggctataatagttatttaagtgctataaattaatgtaaacatgtatatttaagtaatttcaataaattgatacatgcgtctatgaatataatagttaattatatacaatgaattgatattatacataaatatatttaattagttacaaagaattgattgatgtatgaatataatcaataaaacatatatgaattcatttatttttaatacatatgtactaaatttgttgaatttaaaaagtctctcttttaattaataaaatattaatttatcgataaattaatatctctctaaattaataaaatttcatgatcccaaggttattaatttatagaggtcttactgtataatattttggcaCAAATCCTCATATACACAAGTGATAATAGACATCGTCGGGTGTTCTGAACTTTGTATGTTTGCACTTCCAGCAAGGGCACCTAATTTTGTCTCCATCCAGATGTCCATGCTAATAATTGGCTTATTCTATGAAAGTTTTAACCCCATCCTCAAACTCTTGTGTAAGACCTGTCCACCTACGGAGGTTCTTatcatacatccatctcctgAGTTGTTGTAACATTATGATATATCAATGCATATtcatacgtatatatatttactaaattCGGTCtataagtttataaatattacatcactAATTAAGAATACATAACATGTAAgatcaaaaaaatcataaaattaaaataagtaaactacaattaatttaattagttaacacaaaaaacttaaaattagtTGTTGTTACCTGGTCAACCAACTTAAAAAATCAGTAATAGccaatccaaaaattaagCAATCTACCTGATCAAGTGTATATGCACGAAAACCTGAGAGATATTGATTGTGTGTCtggttaataaataattttacaacaaataaaatttgacctgcaataagttaataataaatcaatatggGATAAAAatcgattttcattcaattttttttattttttgttaataccaacaaattcagtgattCTTGACTAGGGGTGTAAATAATTTGAGTCCAGCCGAACGCATTATTATTCaagtttgtttgatttatcATCGAGCTTCAAatattgtgtttgaatttagTTTGATTATTATTCTAGTCAAGCTCAAACGAGCTTTAATTGGATCaagctcgagtcgagctcgagtaatttgacatttttaagtatattttattatttttgcactaATCGAAttgagctcgagtcgagctcaaaAGTTTACTGTACAAAATGTTTTGTTCAAGTTTtggtttgttaaatttaacaaatcgaGTTCAAACGAGATTTTTATCGATATTATTCAATCAAGtatcgaataatttgattattttttcaactcTATTCTTGACTAATCAATGGACCTATTCgttcaacaaaaacaaacctcGAAgtcctaaatataattttttaaatcatagaaatttatgtataattgcACCAATTATCATGGAAGtaaaattatccctaattaaaattgcattcaaCAACTAATGATTGccaattgaatataaaagaTGTATGTTTCTCTTTTGGCATTGGtcaattcttttctctctcttttcttttttcttttttttgtttaaaaaaaacatattttcatccataataaaatagtatttggTCCATTGgaatcatatattatttcattggAGAATATAATGAACCTTAATTTccatgattatatattttacctaAAATAATGCCCATGTTCTCTTCACCTACACTCTCTTCGTTCTTGTAGATGCTGccttcaatattaatatattgaataattaattttttaataaaaagaaataagggTTATGtagtagttatttttttttatgtgaaatcgatgattattattatttaaaataaatagattatagtCATTCGAATATctctatttaataaaaacaattccAATAAATATACCCTAATCAACAATATcagataaattacatctaaacAACACTCGTTATGCAGTACAACAACATCTTATGcatttttagggtttgaaTCCATAATATTTAAGGTCACGAggtctcaattttattaattgaatataaatttaatcattcAATTACGTACAAACTATTACTTCTCAGCCTAACTCGGATTAATAGACTCCCTAACCTAGCAAGACCCAAAGCTATCaagcaaaaatatcattcttTAACTATGGCTCCCGCCCTATAGGATAGAAaatttaagggataattacatttacattctagtttatttatacaaattatttatattttttgcataattacaaaaatcattttcagCAGCCAAAAAGCATGGATAGTTTATGTAATGATACTGACGTTTCTGGaggatttatgtgtaattttctaaaaagtaGGGAcagtttgtataaatgatgTCGACgtttaatttgtataagtAGGCTATGAAGTCAGAGAAtgtgaatgtaattatcccaaaatttaattacaagcCTGCAACAGGCACGGCTTCTAGCTTCCGTTGCAATTAGcattatttcttgtagtgtaatatataaaacttatGAAAGTAGAATTATTTTCAAAGTcacataaatttttgctatcttaaatttatttatttatttgagtcTTTCCATTAATTTCCCAAAAAAGCTCAATAAATAACTAATCTAATCTATGCCATccatactattataaaagaaaatattttctcgtaTCAGACTTTGAATACccaaatttacccttaattcatttctcacctttaaaaaaattggtcagattaataattttaatatttttaatattttttaataatctcacaattatatttttttcccctcttaACTGCCCATACTTGACATTTTTCTCCCACTTTACTTCtgtacatttattataatatataattatgatttatttttttcacaaatttttttttctcatcatcTCACACCACAGTTCTTTTTATATGCTGGTGAAAATCGCATACCACGatcttaatatatacatatatatatatatatatatatatatcaatggAAGATATGTTTAGATGGTTCATTGCCTAACCCAACTCCCATTTGCactaattaatacatattggGCAGTTGACTAATTAACTACCATTATTGCTAAAAACATTTCGTGCTCCACCTACGCCCATTATgtatatagataattatatctacacttttaatttatagtttatttatataaattatattttaaaaaaattaaatatacaatcaccaaaaatattaatattatttatagaaaccatctcaattttttaaaaatttatacatatacccctaaaatcatcaaaaataTCTGACAACtaccttattttttatttgataggGATAATGTGTGTAATTAGACAGCCcacccaccccccacccctaacacacacaaacacacataggccatagtatatatatataataaaggaAACAACAAGAGGGATTTGAACTTCATCTCATCTTCCTCTTCTCCctccctccccccccccccacNNNNNNNNNNNNNNNNNNNNNNNNNNNNNNNNNNNNNNNNNNNNNNNNNNNNNNNNNNNNNNNNNNNNNNNNNNNNNNNNNNNNNNNNNNNNNNNNNNNNNNNNNNNNNNNNNNNNNNNNNNNNNNNNNNNNNNNNNNNNNNNNNNNNNNNNNNNNNNNNNNNNNNNNNNNNNNNNNNNNNNNNNNNNNNNNNNNNNNNNNNNNNNNNNNNNNNNNNNNNNNNNNNNNNNNNNNNNNNNNNNNNNNNNNNNNNNNNNNNNNNNNNNNNNNNNNNNNNNNNNNNNNNNNNNNNNNNNNNNNNNNNNNNNNNNNNNNNNNNNNNNNNNNNNNNNNNNNNNNNNNNNNNNNNNNNNNNNNNNNNNNNNNNNNNNNNNNNNNNNNNNNNNNNNNNNNNNNNNNNNNNNNNNNNNNNNNNNNNNNNNNNNNNNNNNNNNNNNNNNNCAGAGGGCCACGCGCCCAGCCTGCTTGGGCGGCCAACAGTGTGCTTAtccaatttttcttgaatactaaaatcatccaattaatcacaaaattaaacaagttaatttctacacataattatcaatacaataagcaattaaaatatgctTCGAAAGCCGTTAAAACATGTTGCCATGCTTATGCTGGAATTGCTGACCAAAGCCAATTGCATTGGcggttttgaaaaatcattcaagcaatcttatTTAAGAGATATTGTccgaatatggtaagtattcatcttcaACAcacgtatctgttgtgcttatcaaattacataaagcACTGCTTGGACgccacaacagatgcccacataCCATTTTAACAACCGTACAACaattggactgcgcattggatggccgtcatgaaaccaactggttagggttgggtttgaaatattccaagtcgaggaccttgagactgggcatcgagagtcctattaagacttgcattaagagtcacattcattCGATGAGTGACGTGTTTCATCGACAACAGATGTGGGACCTCCCCCTCTctcttcccccccccccccccccccccccaaaccATTTCATATAGCTAGTGTGTGAAGTGTGTGTTTCAGAGCAGCAAAAGTAGGTGGAAGTGCGTGTTGTCTGTGTGAGAGAGACAGAGATGGACAAGAATCGTCATGAGACAGAAATCatggagatggagatggaAAAAACAGCATCTGCAGCAaacgatgatgatgatcagaTCAACTACAGAGGGCTCAAGGTCATGCCTTTCATCATTGGTGAGAACAAACAATtcccattttgaaaaatgcaagtaatttttatgatattgcaaacgaacaaattatttttctataaaaaaaaaagaacatatcaatttatctctctttattttttataatgcagtaatttaccttttatattttttaaaataaagcaatttagggaggtaaattgctttatttctAAACAGCACAAGGTCTAAAtctgctattttttttttttgatagaAGTAATTTGTTCGTTTGCAATAtctaaagggtaaattgcattaaggccaaataattataataaataattgttccATTTAAATTcctagtttatatatatatatatatatatatatatatatattccttaaattcttgattttatttatttatttttgtgatgatgATAGGAAATGAGACGTTTGAGAAGCTTGGAGCCATCGGCACTTTGTCCAACCTGCAGGTGTACCTGACCACAGTTTTCAACATGAAACGCATTTCCGCAACAACGCTTCTTAATGTCTTCAATGGCACCACCAACATTGCAACTTTGGTTGGAGCTTACATCTCGGACACCCACTGTGGCCGTTACAACACTCTCGGATTCGCCTCAATCGCTTCCTTTATTTGTATATAGTAGCTGTTATGTTACGCCGTCTATATAtgcattataatttaaaatatatatacacactacaaaaattaatgaatttcattaattatatgcatcccaagaaattaaatttttatttttaattccagagcatttaaattttgtcggctataaatagaaatattttattttgagttacAATTCATTTTTACAAACACGTCTACTGCATACATATGATTTTCgactttatattttagaaaattgtttttcatattttgtcttttgtataaaaatgtcTCCGATTACATATAGGTAATTTAGTCTATAGCatcttttaagaaaataattcaattacatcattattttttatttttttttaatttttgttgttgtaaCTATATTGTACACTAGCCTACGTGGTTAGTATAATTGATGCGACTTGCAACTCGATTAATGGTCTGATTTTACAAAGTATTGATTGTTTTGACTTTATATGAACCTCATAATTTCGTACTGAAAAAGACTCCTCAC from Sesamum indicum cultivar Zhongzhi No. 13 linkage group LG3, S_indicum_v1.0, whole genome shotgun sequence harbors:
- the LOC105157113 gene encoding protein NRT1/ PTR FAMILY 2.11-like, with the translated sequence METKEKIGVENDDEIEINYRGIKAMPFIIGNETFEKLGAIGTLANLQVYLTTVFNMTRINATMLLNVFNGTTNFATLIGAYLCDTYFGRYKTLGFGSFASFLGLLVIMLTAAFKNLHPPHCGQEDTLCIGPTPWQMTFLLTGFGLMVLGAGAIRPCNLAFGADQFNPNTESGKRGIDSFFNWYFFTLTFAQMVSVTLVVYVQSDVSWPIGLAIPTIFMLISCFLFFMGTKIYVIVRPEGSPLTSIAQVVTAAIKKRRLKSLQHPSLSLFNYTPLKSINSKLPHTEQFRFLDKAAIAAPRDEIKPDGSVANPWRLCSLQQVEEVKCVLRVIPIWAAAILYHVGEKQQYIVFQAMQSNRHVGTTSFQIPPATYNIFAMLTLTIWVPIYDRIIVPFLRRLTGKQGGITILQRMGIGIFLTIIESLVAGLVEAKRRDMAISRPMEGIHAKRGAVSSMSALWLVPQLFLGGLAEAFCAIGQVEFFYKQFPENMRSIAGSFFFCGMAVANYVNGFLISVVHRATEGSSTGNWLPEDLNKGRLDYFYYLVAALCVLNFCYFLVCAKWYRYKGAEGSVLDIEMEAKN